Sequence from the Herbaspirillum sp. meg3 genome:
ATGATGCACCGCCGGCTTCGGTAGCAGATACGAGAGAAACCTTGTCGCCGGCCTTGAGCAGATGCACGCCGTAAGCGACGATGACATCGCCGGCTTTCAAGCCTGCACTGATCGTTGCGAACTCTTCACCCAACTGAGAGACCGTGACGGGGACGAGCCTGACGGTCTGGCTTTGTTTTTCGATCATCCAGACGCTGGCGCCATGTCCCTTGTCGATTAAGGCGCCTACGGGAACCTGTGTTTGTGAGGAGGCCGCATCGCCGGTGAGTCTGACGGTGACCGTTGCCCCGAGCGGTGCCTGCTCGCCCTTGCCGGACAAGACATAGCGCGCCTGATAAGTGCGGGTCAGCGGGTCGGCCATGGCAGACAGTTCGCGCAATTTGGCCGAGAATTTTTCGCTGTCGTCGGTATAGAGATTGGCCGTGGCCTGGCGGCGCGCCTGATTCAGCGCATTTTCAGGAATGCTCACCACGGCTTCGCGAGCGCCTTTTTGCGCGAGTCGCACAATGGTTTGTCCGGCATTGACGACTTGTCCGGCATCGGCAAGCACGTCCATGACGACGCCGTCGGCATCGGCGCGCAGCATGGAGTAGTCGGCTTGATGTTCAACCTGATTGGCGCGGGCGCGTTCTGCGTCGAGTTGTGCTTTGGAAGAGTCGGCAAGTGCCTTGCTTTGTTCGTAGGCTTGTTTGGAGACCGCGCCCGAGCTCAGCAGATTGCGCAGGCGAACTTCGTCCGCGCGCGCCTGAACATCGCGTGCCTCGGCAGCGATCACGGCGGCGCGTGCGGCATTTTGCGCCAGGGTGTAGTCGATGGCATCGAGCTTGAACAGCGGCTGCCCGCGTTTTACGTTCTGACCGGGATCGACCAGTCTTTCCACGATCTTGCCCGGCACCCGGAAACCCAGATTGCTTTCCGTACGCGCATGTACCACGCCGGTGTAGCTGGCAGAATCGTGCTCTGCGGTTCGGACGGTAAAGGATGCGACCTTCGGTGTGACGGATGGCGTCGGTGCCGGCTTGCTGCACGCCGTCAGTGCTGTCAGTGCGGCAAGAGCAGCACCGGACAGTGCGACTCTCAGGTATTTCTTGTTCAAGCCCATGATAACCCCCTCGTTAAAATATAGTTAAAACATATTGTGCATATGCACTATTTGGGTTTTAAAAATAGCGAGGAATGAGCCTCGCTACGAAAAAATAAACTCTCTAAAAATCAGCGCTGTGTAATCGCCATCAGCTCGTGCCGCAACATCCTGGCGCGTTCTTCGCCGACCATGGATTCATATTCCTTCTGCGCTGCATCCCAGTGTGGGAGCGCATCGCGATACTTCTGTGTGCCGGACTTCGATAAATACAAGGTGATCTTCTTGGATCCAGGCTCCGACTTCTGAAGCACATATCCGTCCCGGTTCAAGGGCTGGATGGCGCGGACAAGGCTGGTTCTCTCCATCACAACCGCTTTCGCCAGCTCCGTCATGGTGATGCCGGGCAGATTGTCAATCACTGCAAAAATCGTCACTTGCGAGCTGGTGACATTGACTGCCGCCAGATGACGCTCATAGAGCTGCGTGACAAACCGCGCAGCTTGTTTGGTCGCGAATAAATTGCAATCCACAAGTTTTGGAATAGTGTCCATGGATTGAACCTTATCATGTGCATATGCACTCGTCAAGAAATTTGACGGGATAAATTTGACGGAAAGTGAGCAGGAGTGGCTGGTATGCCCTTTAGTGCGAGATCAGATTGTGTCTCATGGGACGACTTCGTTGCTGTATGAGAGGGGTGTCACACACCGATTGATGAGCACAGGCACGTATTTGACGTCGGATGTTGCGGCGCATGCAGGGTTGCCTGCCTGCATGCGTTATTCATTGTTGAGTGGAGCCAGTGCGTATCAGCGAGCGGAGCCCATCGCGTTCAGACAGGCTCATGCCGCAGGCGCAAAGCCATCAAATGAGACCTGCAGCATGTGGCGCACGATATCGTCGCTCTTCATCTTGCTGAACTGCTGCAAATACTCTACCGCCGGGTCGCAGGTGCGCGCATAGTAGCTGAACAGGATGACATCGCTCGGCAGAGAGTTGTTGAGTTCACCGTTCTTTTGTGCGGCCAGTACCAGCTTCTCAATCTGGCCGTTGAGCTTGAGTACACGCGTGACGTACTTGAGATTGCGCATCAGCATCTCGCGCACATGTGCGCTGGTTGACGGCAGGAAAGGCAGGCCTCCATCCAGGCGCACACGCAAGGCCCATTCCAGCAAGGTCATCAGTTTTCCCTTGGGCGTCAAATTCTCATCGAGTTGTGCCAGATAGTCGACGGCGCCATCAATCAGGCGGATCAATGCCTCGCCGACCAACTCTTCCTTCGATTTGAAATGTTTGTACAGGCTCGGCTTGGAAATACCGACCGCCCCCGCGACATCGTCCATCGTCATCAAGTCATAACCCTTGCTGCCCAGCACGGAGGTCGCAGCATCCAGGATTGCATTCTCGCGCAGCTTGAAGGCCTGGTCCTTGAAGCTTAGTTTGCCAAAGATACTCATTGGTAGCTTTCGTTACTAATTAGTAGATTTTATTTTATATTGGTAGTAATCTTAGCACCGAAGCGGCAAAATCGACAGAAAATTGATGGCAAATCGATAGCAACCCGGCAGTAACTCAGAGCAATGCAGAGCAACGCAAAGCAATAACTGACCGACTGTGAAGCCAAAAAAAGAATCAACCGCAGAGACAACAGATGCACTTATGCGCGGACAGCGCTTACCCTGGGATGGCAGACAATGACGCAACAACGGCAAAAAATAGCGGTAATCGGAGCGGGCATCTCAGGCCTGGCCAGCGCCTATTTTCTTGCGCGAGCACACGACGTTGTCCTGTTCGAAGCGGGCTCCTACGCGGGCGGGCACACCAACACGGTGGATATCACGCTCGAAGGCAAAACCTTTCCGGTCGACACCGGATTCCTGGTGTTCAATGAAGCAACGTATCCCAACCTGATCGCCTTGCTGGACGAACTTGCCGTTGCCAGCTACGCGACGGACATGTCGTTTGGCGTGTCCATCGACGATGGCCGATTTGAATGGGCCGGCACGAATCTGGATACCGTCTTCGCGCAGCGCGGGCGATTGATGTCGCCTTCCTTTTTAGGCATGCTGAAAGATATCTTGCGGTTCAATCGAGCGGCGCAGAGCAATCTGAAGGCTAGTCTTGCGACGCCGATGACATTGGGAAAGTTGCTGGCTGTCGGCGGTTATGGCGCCATGTTTCGCGATGCCTATCTGTTACCCATGGCTGCGGCGATCTGGTCGAGTTCTCCCGCTGACATCCTGCAATTTCCGGCAAGTACTTTTCTGCGGTTTTGCCTCAATCACGGTCTGCTGCAAATCGCCAATCGCCCCAAGTGGCGAACGGTGCAAGGCGGCGCGCGCGAGTACGTGAAGAAGATTCTCCTCACCTTGCCCGAGGTTCGTCTTCATAGCTGCGTTCAACAGGTATTCAAGCGCGGTAAAACACTCTGCGTGCGCACGGAGAAAGGTGAAGAGGAATATGACGCCGTCGTCTTCGCTACGCACGCCCCACAAACCTTGCGCATGCTGGCCGATGCGACCTTTGAAGAGCGACGCTTGCTCAGCGCCGCGCGCTATCAGGCCAATACCGCCTACTTGCATACAGACCTTCAGTTGATGCCGCGTCAACGCAAGGTATGGTCTTCCTGGAATTATCTGGGTGGCGTCTCAGCCGGCGGCCAGCGTTCCGTATGCGTGAGCTACTGGCTCAATCAATTGCAGGCGCTGCCATGCCGCACAGATGTGATGGTGACGCTCAACCCCACTACACCGCCGGCTGCAGGGAGCGTGATCGCGGAGTTCGACTACGAACATCCGGTATTTGACCAAGCGGCGATCTCTGCCCAGCAAATGCTTAAGGATATGCAAGGTAAGCGCGGTATCTGGTTTGCCGGTGCATGGACCGGTTATGGATTTCATGAAGACGGCCTGAAGTCGGCTTTGCGCGTGGCCGCTGATTTCAATGTCGCTCCTGCATGGGCCAAGGTGACGACGTGAACATGCCGGCGTATCTGATCCGGGGTCAGGTCATGCATGAACGCGTGCGTCCCGTGCATCATCGCTTTGTGTACCCGGTGTTTTGTCTTCGCTTGAATCTGGCACGCCTGCGTGAAACCGGTAATTTCTGGTTCGGTGTAAATCGATTTCGTCTGATGTCGTTGCGTACGCGCGACTATGGTCCGCGTGATGGCAGTGACCTGGACAGCTGGATGCGGGCGCAACTCAAGGCTGCCGATTTACCGCACGACGGCGAGATCTGGTTACAAACATTTCCACGCCTGTTCGGGTTCGTGTTCAATCCGGTGAGCTTCTGGTATTGCCATGACAGCAGCGGTGCGCTGCGGGCGGTGATGGCCGAGGTCAACAATACCTTCGGCGAAACGCATCGGTATTTATTGGCTGAACACAGCGGCAAGGAAATCACTGCCGATTCCCGTCTTGTATGCGCCAAGGCCATGCATGTCTCCCCGTTTTGCGAGGTCAGGGGCAGCTACCGTTTTCGGTTTCGCGACACGAATCTGACGACGCTGGTCGGCATCGACTATCACGATGCACCTGCATCCGGAAATACAAAAGTGGAGAAAGACGGTGTCTTGATGCATACCACCGTCGGGGGCCGCTTACAGGCGCTGACTGCGCGCACGGCTTTGCGTGCCTTGCTGACGCAGCCGCTGCTGACCTTCGGCATCGTCGCAAAAATTCACTGGCAAGCCTGGAAGCTTTGGCGTAAGCGCGTGCCGTTCTTTCGCAAACCTGATCGTGCAACGGATAGCGCGGCCGCGACCGCCAATTTCAAGAAGGAGATTTCATCGTGAACCAGTCCGAGATGAACCATTCGTCCGGAGCGTCCGCTACGGCGTCGCCCCCAACCGGCGCACCGCCTGCGACACGCCTGTTTCTGCGTCTGCTCAATTGCCTGGCTCACGGGCATCTGCAACTGACGACGCCGCATGGCAACACGCTGACTTTCGGCGACTTGCATCAGCCGCCGAGCGCGCAAATCCACATCAACGACTGGCGAGCCTGCGCGCGCATCCTGCAAGCCGGCGACATCGGCTTTGCTGAAAGCTATGCCGCGGGATGGATCGACACGCCGGATCTGGCCGCGCTGCTGCGCCTGTGCCTGCGCAATCAGGCTGAGCTGGATCGCGTGATGTTCGGTGGCAAGCTGGTCGGACTGTGGTACCGCCTGCGTCACTGGATGCGTTCCAACACACGCGAGGGCAGCCGCAAGAATATCCATGCGCACTACGACATCGGCAATGATTTCTATCGACTGTGGCTGGACAACAGTTGGACCTACTCAAGTGCGATCTTCGCCGGCGACCATGCGCAAAGCCTGGAAGCAGCGCAAGCGCGCAAGTATCAACGTATCGTCGATCAACTGGGGCTGAAAGCCGGTGATCGCGTGCTCGAGATCGGTTGTGGTTGGGGCGGTTTCGCCGAACACGCGGCGCAGCAGGGTATCCACGTACACGGCGTGACGATCTCGCCGTCGCAACTGCAGATTGCACAACAGCGCGTCGCCGGACGCGGGCTCGGCCAGCTCGCAACATTGGAATTGTGCGACTACCGTGATCTCGGCGGCAGTTATGACGCGGTGGTCTCGATCGAAATGTTCGAGGCCGTCGGCGAACGCTACTGGCCGGAGTATTTTAATACCGTTTCGGCACGGCTCAAGCGCGGCGGCAAAGCGCTGATTCAGTCGATCACGATTGCCGAGCAGTATTTTGAGCGCTACCGCAGCAGCTCGGATTTCATCCGTCAATACATTTTCCCCGGAGGCATGCTGCCGAGTCCGGAACGTTTCTGCGATAAAGCGTCCAAGGCCGGTCTTGTGACGCTGGATCAGTATCGCTTCGGTGCCGATTATGCTGAAACGCTGCGGCGCTGGAACAGCGCCTTCCAGCAGCAGCGCGAGGCAGTCACCGCGCAAGGATTCGACGAGCGCTTCATGCGTTTGTGGCAGTTGTATTTCGCCTATTGTGAAGTCGGCTTCGATGAGGAGCGTACTGATGTCATCCAGTTCCTGCTGCGGAAAGACTAAGAAGGCAAGATATGCGCATGTGCTGCGCGTCTCGGTTGGAGTCTGCTGCCTGCTGGCCGGACTGTCGCTGACGCAATTCGCCGCCGCAGCAGGATGGCGCGCGGATGTGCCGCAGGCGCGTCTGCAGGGCGAGGCCGACTTTCGCTGGTTCGGGTTCAAGGTTTATCACGCGGCGTTATGGAGCACAGGCGCATCCTTCGATCCGGCTCAGCCATTTGCGCTGGAGTTGACTTATCAGCGCAGTATCGGCCGCGCGCGCATTGCCCGCACCAGCATCGACGAAATACGCCGTCTGTTTGGCGATCGTTACAGCGAGCAGCAATTGCAGCGCTGGGAAGCCGAGATGAATGCCGCTTTCACCGATGTGGAAGAAGGTGATCAGCTCACGGGTGTGTATCTGCCCGGCATCGGTTGCCGTTTCTACAACAGCAAACAATTGCTGGCAGAAGTGCGTGATGTCGAATTTGCACAGGCATTTTTTGCCATCTGGCTTGATCCGCGCAGCAGGGATGCGCAGCTGCGTCGACGCTTGCTTGGCGCATCGCCATGAGCGGCACAATGCGTGGCGCCAACCGCCTGAGTTATGCGGCATACGGCTTGCTGGGTTTGCCGCTGGCGATGTCGGCGTTGCCGATTTACATACAGGCGCCGGCCTATTACACCGGTCATCTTGGACTGGCGTTGGCAGGTACTGGTTGGGTGCTGTTTCTCTCGCGCCTGGTCGACACGCTGCAGGATCCGTGGCTGGGACGCTGCATTGATCGTCTGCATGGCATGCGTCTGAAGGTGTGGCTGATGGCTGCGGCGCTATTGCTGGCGCTGGCGTTCTTTGGACTGTGGTTGCCGCCGACAGCGGTGCGCGGCTCGTCCGCCGTTTTGCTGGCTTGGCTCGGGGCGATGCTGATTGTGACTTATACGGCGCACAGCATGCTTAACATTGCTTACCTCGCATGGGGGGCGCGGTTGTCGCAACGTGACGAGGGCTTGCTTGGTGCCTCGGCGCTGCGTGAGTTGGCCGGGCTGGCCGGTGCTGTGGTCGCCAGCGTTGCGCCCGTTTATATCTTCGCCGGGGGTGGTTCGGTGGAATCACCGCTGAGTATGTATGCGCTCGGATTTGCGATCTGCCTGGCCATCGCATTGGCGGCACTGCTGTTGCTAGCGCCACCGTGGAACAGGGAAGGCGATGTCACGCTCGGATGGCGTGAGGTGTTGACGCGGATGCAATCGAACCGAAGCTTTCGCCGCTTGCTGCTGCCGTATTTCTTCAATGCAGTTTCGGTGGCGATTCCGGCCACGCTGGCGCTGTTTTTCATTAACGACCGCTTGCAGGCATCGCAATACGCCGGCGCTTTTCTGGCGTTGTACTTTCTGTCGACGGCCTTCGGCCTGCCGCTCTGGGTAGCGCTTGCAAAACGATTGGGTGTGCTGCAAGCGTGGCGTTTGGGCATGCTGCTGGCGATTGTGGCATTCGGCGGAGCGGCGTTGCTGCAGGCCGGTGATGTCTGGCTGTACGCAAGCATCTGTATCGCCGCCGGCCTGGCGCTCGGTGCTGACCTGGCTCTGCCGCCCGTATTGCTTGCCGGCGTGATCGGCAAGAACGAAAGTCCGGCGGCTTACTACGGCGTGTGGACTTTGCTGGCCAAGCTGGCGCTGGCGGTCTCGGGTCTTGCTTTACCGCTGTTGGCGGTGCTCGGTTACCAGCCAGGCATGGGTGGCATTGGTGGCATCACTGCGCTGGGCTGGGTATATGCCGCTGTGCCTTGCCTTTTCAAATTGCTCGCGTTGCTGCTGCTGAGGTCGATGCCGACTTTCGCACCGGATCATTCTTTGCTGGAGACCCCGTCATGAAATCCCTTGTCACGCTTTTATTTGTTGCTTTACTGGCTGCCTGTTCCTCGCCGGATGTATCGCGCTATGCCGCGAATCAGCCGGTGTTCGATCCGGCACATTTTTTTCTCGGCAAGACTGACGCATGGGGCATGTTTCAGAAGCGTGGAGGCGAAGTGGTCAAACGCTTTCATGTGGAAATCACCGGCAGCAATCGCGACGGCAAACTGATTCTCGACGAACGTTTTCGTTACGACGACGGCACCACCCAGCAACGGGTATGGACGCTGGTGCGTCAAGCTGACGGCAGCTGGCGCGGTACAGCCGGGGACGTTGTAGGAGAGGCCGTCGGCGAGGCGGCGGGCAATGCGCTGAACTGGCGCTACACCTTGCTGTTGCCCGTCGACGGCAAGACCTATGAAATGACAATGGACGATTGGATGTACCAGATGGACGACCGCACCATGATCAATCGGACTGCCATGAGCAAGTTCGGATTTGAAGTCGGACAGGTGACGCTGTTCTTTCGCAAGCGGGACTAACGTAGCAAATGGAGTACGGAGAATCATCATGTTCGGTCCAATGAATACCCCGGTAGGCAGCTGGAAAGGCAAGCGCATCTGGCTTATCGGCGCCTCCAGCGGCATCGGTGCTGCGTTGGCGAAACAGGCGCTGGCGATGGGTGCCAAAGTAGCCTTGTCGGCACGCCGGCTCGATGCCCTGGAGGAGGTTGCCGGCGTGGCGAGCAATGCGTTGATCGTGCCGTTCGATGTGCTCGATCATGCGGCATGGCGTACCCGTCACGCGGAGATCTGCGCTGCATTTGGCGGCGTCGATCTGCTGTTGTTCTGCGCTGCCGACTACCGTCCGGAACGTAGCTGGGAAGTCAGCGACGACGTGGCGGAACAGACCTTGAAGACCAACCTCGTCAGCGTTTACTCCGCCTTGTCCAGCGTGCTGCCTGCTATGCTGGCAGAAGGCAGTGGCGGCATCGCGCTGGTCGCCAGCGTGGCCGGCTACATGGGCTTGCCCAACGCCAGCGTCTACGGTCCCGGCAAGGCGGCATTGATCAATCTGGCGGAGATTCTCTACAGCGACCTCCATGCCAAAGGACTCAGCGTCTACCTGATCAATCCCGGCTTCGTCAAAACCGGGCTTACCGCCAAGAACGACTTCGCCATGCCTGGTTTGCAGACACCGGACGCTGCCGCGGAAAAGATCTGGAAAGGCATCGCCGAAGGCAAGTTCGAGATCCACTTTCCTTACCACTTTACGCGTATCCTCAAGCTGATTCAGATGTTGCCTTATCGTTGGCGCTTTGCGCTGTTTCAACGCTTTCTCCGCCCCACATGACAACAACTGCTCAGACCAAAGAACGACTCGATTTGCTGATGGACTGGTATTGCACGCTGACGCGACAGAGCGTGCGCCACATCGGCCAATTTTATGCCCCGGAGGTGTGCTTCAAGGATCCCTTCAACGACGTGCAGGGTGTTCCCGCGATGATGGCCATTTACGAGCACATGTTCGATACCACCGATGACCCGCGGTTTGTCATTGATGATCGCGTAGTTGACGGCGATCAGGCCTTTATCACCTGGGCATTTCAGTTTGGACTCAAGGGCAAGCCATATGTGATTATCGGTAGCACGCATCTGAAGTTCAACGCCGACGGACTGGTCGTCCTGCACCGTGATTACTGGGATGCTGCCGAAGAGCTTCTGCAAAAGCTGCCCGTGGTCGGAGGATTGATTCGTTGGTTATGCAGCCTCTTTAAAACGCAGATCTAGGGAAGATCGCGAATGATGTTGTAGTTCTTGTCCATGGCAGGAACGAATTCCTGGGCATGAATGGCGCTCAGCGTGCTTTGCACGTTGGCGCTTTTTTTATTGAAAAACACCGCGCGGATCTTCTTCTTGATATCGTCGCACAGCTGCCCCCGATAGACGAAGGGATCAAAAGGAATCGGCGCCGATTTCCACAGCACGCGGATATCGGAGCGTTTGACCTTACCCGCGGCGATCAGTGATCCGAGATTGGCGCTGGCGATAAAGGCCGCGTCAACTTCTTTGTTCAATACTGCGGTGACCGACTGTTCATGGTTGCCGGAGTAGCCAATGCGCGAGAAATACTTATCCAGCGATGTGCCGAGCTGGCGTGAGAAGACGTGCAATGGAATCAGCGCGCCGGAGGTGCTGTCAGGATCCGCCAGCGCAAGGCGCTTTCCTTTCAATCCGGAGATCGAGGTGATTGGTCCGTGTTGACGGACGATCAGCATGGAGTAATACGCAGCAGTGCTGCCGTCGCTGAAGCCGTCGGCCATGCGCAGCAAGGTGGCGAACGGCGTAATTTGCGGGTCGTTCTTGCGCGCAGAAACATACGTCGCAGGGCCAAGGCGGGCGACGTCCAGCGCACCTGCCAACAAACCTTCCGTCACCGCGCCGTAAGAGGCCGGGGTGATGATTTCCACGGGCATGCGCAAGGCGCGCTCCAGATCGTCGAACAATGGCTTCATGGCTGCGCCGTCGTCCTGCAACTCACCTTGAGGGACAAATGCCATGCGCAGTCGCGCAGGGCGTTCACATTCAGCTGCTGCCGCTGCAGTCGTGCTGGAGATGACGGCGATGGACGCGATTGCGAACGATATCGCGGCTGCGGAAAACAGTCGCAGCAACCTGCGTTTCTCGTATCCGGCTTTTTCCCATTTTCCATTGGCTGTCATAGCGGATCGAATTTTCCTTTTTGGAGTATCGGCTCGATCTGTTCCGCCGAGACGGGGCGTTGCAGATAAAAGCCTTGTACTTGGTCGCAGCCGATGACCTTGAGATGCATCAACTGCTCTTTACTTTCTACACCTTCAGCGATGACCTTCAGTCCCAGGTTGCGTGCCAGCGAGACAGTGGAAGCAACGATCATGGCGTCGCTGTTGTCGTTGCGGATATCACGGATGAATGAACGATCGATCTTGAGCGCGTAGACCGGCAAGGTCTTGATATGGCTTAGGCTGGAATAGCCGGTGCCGTAATCGTCGAGTGAAATGCGCAGGCCTTCATTGCGCAGTTTTTCAAGTACGCTCTTGGCGCTGTCGATATCGCCGATGAAGCAGCTTTCCGTGACTTCGATTTCCAGCAGGAATGGCGGCAGTTTGTATTTCTTGAGTGCGCCGAGTAGGGTTTCCAGCAGCAATTCGTCTTGCAATTGCTTGACCGAGACGTTGATCGCGACGGGCACCGGAGTGATGCCGCGTCTGCGCCATTCAGCCAGTTGGCGGCACACTTCCTTGATGATCCAATGGCCGAGCGGGATGATCAGGTCGTGATCTTCCGCCAGCGGGATGAAGTCATTCGGGAAGATCAGGCCGTGCTCGGGATGTTCCCACCGAATGAGCGCTTCGAGACCGACGATGTCAAAATTCTGCATTTCCACCTTGGG
This genomic interval carries:
- a CDS encoding efflux RND transporter periplasmic adaptor subunit translates to MGLNKKYLRVALSGAALAALTALTACSKPAPTPSVTPKVASFTVRTAEHDSASYTGVVHARTESNLGFRVPGKIVERLVDPGQNVKRGQPLFKLDAIDYTLAQNAARAAVIAAEARDVQARADEVRLRNLLSSGAVSKQAYEQSKALADSSKAQLDAERARANQVEHQADYSMLRADADGVVMDVLADAGQVVNAGQTIVRLAQKGAREAVVSIPENALNQARRQATANLYTDDSEKFSAKLRELSAMADPLTRTYQARYVLSGKGEQAPLGATVTVRLTGDAASSQTQVPVGALIDKGHGASVWMIEKQSQTVRLVPVTVSQLGEEFATISAGLKAGDVIVAYGVHLLKAGDKVSLVSATEAGGAS
- a CDS encoding cyclopropane-fatty-acyl-phospholipid synthase family protein, which gives rise to MNHSSGASATASPPTGAPPATRLFLRLLNCLAHGHLQLTTPHGNTLTFGDLHQPPSAQIHINDWRACARILQAGDIGFAESYAAGWIDTPDLAALLRLCLRNQAELDRVMFGGKLVGLWYRLRHWMRSNTREGSRKNIHAHYDIGNDFYRLWLDNSWTYSSAIFAGDHAQSLEAAQARKYQRIVDQLGLKAGDRVLEIGCGWGGFAEHAAQQGIHVHGVTISPSQLQIAQQRVAGRGLGQLATLELCDYRDLGGSYDAVVSIEMFEAVGERYWPEYFNTVSARLKRGGKALIQSITIAEQYFERYRSSSDFIRQYIFPGGMLPSPERFCDKASKAGLVTLDQYRFGADYAETLRRWNSAFQQQREAVTAQGFDERFMRLWQLYFAYCEVGFDEERTDVIQFLLRKD
- a CDS encoding DUF3833 domain-containing protein yields the protein MKSLVTLLFVALLAACSSPDVSRYAANQPVFDPAHFFLGKTDAWGMFQKRGGEVVKRFHVEITGSNRDGKLILDERFRYDDGTTQQRVWTLVRQADGSWRGTAGDVVGEAVGEAAGNALNWRYTLLLPVDGKTYEMTMDDWMYQMDDRTMINRTAMSKFGFEVGQVTLFFRKRD
- a CDS encoding DUF1365 domain-containing protein, which encodes MGQGDDVNMPAYLIRGQVMHERVRPVHHRFVYPVFCLRLNLARLRETGNFWFGVNRFRLMSLRTRDYGPRDGSDLDSWMRAQLKAADLPHDGEIWLQTFPRLFGFVFNPVSFWYCHDSSGALRAVMAEVNNTFGETHRYLLAEHSGKEITADSRLVCAKAMHVSPFCEVRGSYRFRFRDTNLTTLVGIDYHDAPASGNTKVEKDGVLMHTTVGGRLQALTARTALRALLTQPLLTFGIVAKIHWQAWKLWRKRVPFFRKPDRATDSAAATANFKKEISS
- a CDS encoding chalcone isomerase family protein, with amino-acid sequence MSSSSCCGKTKKARYAHVLRVSVGVCCLLAGLSLTQFAAAAGWRADVPQARLQGEADFRWFGFKVYHAALWSTGASFDPAQPFALELTYQRSIGRARIARTSIDEIRRLFGDRYSEQQLQRWEAEMNAAFTDVEEGDQLTGVYLPGIGCRFYNSKQLLAEVRDVEFAQAFFAIWLDPRSRDAQLRRRLLGASP
- a CDS encoding TetR/AcrR family transcriptional regulator translates to MSIFGKLSFKDQAFKLRENAILDAATSVLGSKGYDLMTMDDVAGAVGISKPSLYKHFKSKEELVGEALIRLIDGAVDYLAQLDENLTPKGKLMTLLEWALRVRLDGGLPFLPSTSAHVREMLMRNLKYVTRVLKLNGQIEKLVLAAQKNGELNNSLPSDVILFSYYARTCDPAVEYLQQFSKMKSDDIVRHMLQVSFDGFAPAA
- a CDS encoding SDR family NAD(P)-dependent oxidoreductase produces the protein MFGPMNTPVGSWKGKRIWLIGASSGIGAALAKQALAMGAKVALSARRLDALEEVAGVASNALIVPFDVLDHAAWRTRHAEICAAFGGVDLLLFCAADYRPERSWEVSDDVAEQTLKTNLVSVYSALSSVLPAMLAEGSGGIALVASVAGYMGLPNASVYGPGKAALINLAEILYSDLHAKGLSVYLINPGFVKTGLTAKNDFAMPGLQTPDAAAEKIWKGIAEGKFEIHFPYHFTRILKLIQMLPYRWRFALFQRFLRPT
- a CDS encoding NAD(P)/FAD-dependent oxidoreductase; translation: MTQQRQKIAVIGAGISGLASAYFLARAHDVVLFEAGSYAGGHTNTVDITLEGKTFPVDTGFLVFNEATYPNLIALLDELAVASYATDMSFGVSIDDGRFEWAGTNLDTVFAQRGRLMSPSFLGMLKDILRFNRAAQSNLKASLATPMTLGKLLAVGGYGAMFRDAYLLPMAAAIWSSSPADILQFPASTFLRFCLNHGLLQIANRPKWRTVQGGAREYVKKILLTLPEVRLHSCVQQVFKRGKTLCVRTEKGEEEYDAVVFATHAPQTLRMLADATFEERRLLSAARYQANTAYLHTDLQLMPRQRKVWSSWNYLGGVSAGGQRSVCVSYWLNQLQALPCRTDVMVTLNPTTPPAAGSVIAEFDYEHPVFDQAAISAQQMLKDMQGKRGIWFAGAWTGYGFHEDGLKSALRVAADFNVAPAWAKVTT
- a CDS encoding MFS transporter, whose protein sequence is MSGTMRGANRLSYAAYGLLGLPLAMSALPIYIQAPAYYTGHLGLALAGTGWVLFLSRLVDTLQDPWLGRCIDRLHGMRLKVWLMAAALLLALAFFGLWLPPTAVRGSSAVLLAWLGAMLIVTYTAHSMLNIAYLAWGARLSQRDEGLLGASALRELAGLAGAVVASVAPVYIFAGGGSVESPLSMYALGFAICLAIALAALLLLAPPWNREGDVTLGWREVLTRMQSNRSFRRLLLPYFFNAVSVAIPATLALFFINDRLQASQYAGAFLALYFLSTAFGLPLWVALAKRLGVLQAWRLGMLLAIVAFGGAALLQAGDVWLYASICIAAGLALGADLALPPVLLAGVIGKNESPAAYYGVWTLLAKLALAVSGLALPLLAVLGYQPGMGGIGGITALGWVYAAVPCLFKLLALLLLRSMPTFAPDHSLLETPS
- a CDS encoding phosphate/phosphite/phosphonate ABC transporter substrate-binding protein, with amino-acid sequence MLRLFSAAAISFAIASIAVISSTTAAAAAECERPARLRMAFVPQGELQDDGAAMKPLFDDLERALRMPVEIITPASYGAVTEGLLAGALDVARLGPATYVSARKNDPQITPFATLLRMADGFSDGSTAAYYSMLIVRQHGPITSISGLKGKRLALADPDSTSGALIPLHVFSRQLGTSLDKYFSRIGYSGNHEQSVTAVLNKEVDAAFIASANLGSLIAAGKVKRSDIRVLWKSAPIPFDPFVYRGQLCDDIKKKIRAVFFNKKSANVQSTLSAIHAQEFVPAMDKNYNIIRDLP
- a CDS encoding nuclear transport factor 2 family protein, with the translated sequence MTTTAQTKERLDLLMDWYCTLTRQSVRHIGQFYAPEVCFKDPFNDVQGVPAMMAIYEHMFDTTDDPRFVIDDRVVDGDQAFITWAFQFGLKGKPYVIIGSTHLKFNADGLVVLHRDYWDAAEELLQKLPVVGGLIRWLCSLFKTQI
- a CDS encoding MarR family winged helix-turn-helix transcriptional regulator, whose product is MDTIPKLVDCNLFATKQAARFVTQLYERHLAAVNVTSSQVTIFAVIDNLPGITMTELAKAVVMERTSLVRAIQPLNRDGYVLQKSEPGSKKITLYLSKSGTQKYRDALPHWDAAQKEYESMVGEERARMLRHELMAITQR